CGAATGTTTGCTCTGCTCGTCGAAGCATCTGGAGATACATCAGCGAGTCGACACCGACGCTCTGGAGAGAGCGGTCGGAATCGATTCCTGCATCGTCGCGCAAGGTCACCTGGCGAAAGATGCCGCGGATGAGCCGCTCGACCGTGGCCGGATCGTCTAGGTTCTGCTCTTCGTGGCTCGCTGTCAGCGCCCGGCTCCTCACGAGCAGCGGGTTGGAGGCTTTGGGCAGCGTCACCTGGTTTGTCCGATAGAGCGGTTCAGGGCGCGAGGCGAGGGCGCTCCGGAGCCGCTCCTTCGAGGCGGGTGTGGCGCGGAGGGCGTCCACGGATGCGACCGGCTCGCCCAATGCGTCGGCGATGGCAAGCGAGACCGTCCCTTCGCCATTGCGGCGAGAAAGGCGCACGCGCAGGCAGGAGGCTCCGGTCGCGCGCAGGGAGACGCCCACCCAGGCGGAGGGGAGCGCCAACTCGCCTGCATCGAGAAGAAGGGAATCGAGCGCGAGCGCGTGAAGGGCAGCGTCGAGCAAGGCTGGATGCAGACCGAAGTGGTCGGCCTGCTGCGCGGCCTCTTCGGAGAGGTGAACCTCGGCAAACAGGTCGTTGCCCTGCTTCCAGGCGGCGCACAGGCCCTGGAAGTCGTGGCCATAGGCGAGACCCGCTTCGGCGAGGCGATCATAGAGGCCGTTCAGGTCGAGCGGGGTGGCTCCCGCCGGCGGCCATGCGCGTAGGTCGAAGGAGGCCGACTCCGTGGTGGCTCCAAGGGTGCCGGTGGCGTGGCGGGTCCATGGAGTGTTGGGCGGGGCGTTCTCGGGCCGGGCGTGGAGGGTCACCGACCTGCGGAAGGCCTCATCCGGGATGCCGACGGAGAGCTGAAGATGGACCGCGCCCTTCGAGGGCAGCACAAGCGGGGACTCCAGGGTGAGCTCCTCGATACGGTCGAGCCCCACGCGGTGGGCGGCGACGAGGGCGAGCTCGACGAAGGCGGTGCCAGGCAGGAGGACCGTATCGAATACCCCGTGTCCGGCAAGCCAGGGGTGGCTTTGCAGCGAGAGACGGCCGGTGAAGAGCAGGCCATCGGCATCAGCGAAGGGAACGGCGGCGCCGAGAAGCGGATGCTCGGCGGAGACAAGGCCGGCGGAGGCCACGTCGGCGCTGCCGGCCTTGGGAGCGTCGAGCCAGTAGCGCTCGCGCTGGAAGGCGTAGGTGGGCAGCTCGATCCGACGTGCGCCGAAGGGGGCGAAGAAGGCCTTCCAATCGAGCTCGTGTCCGCGGGCGTGCAGGCCCCCCAGGGCGGCGGTGAGCGTTTCAACCTCGGGACGGTCATTGCGGAGGGCGGGCAAGAAGAGAGCGCGGGCCTGGGCCTCGTCGGACAGGCAGTCGTGGGCCATGGCGCAAAGCACGCCATGAGGTCCGAGTTCGAGGAAGGTGGTGACGCCTTCGGCCTCGAGGGTGCGCACGCCCTCGAGAAAGCGGACGGCGTGGCGCACGTGATGTACCCAGGTTTCGGGCGAGCCGAGCTCCTCGGCGCTGGCACGCTTTCCAGTGATGTTGGAGACGATGGGAATGCGCGGCGGATGGAAGGTGAGCCCCTCGACGACGTGTCGAAACGCGTTCAGCATTCCATCCATGCGAGGGGAGTGGGGGGCGTGGCTGATCCGCAGACGCGTGGTCTTGCGGCCGAGGGCTTTCACCTGCCTTGTGACCTCGATCACGGCCTCTTCGTCCCCCGCCACCACGGTGGACAAGGGGCCGTTGAGCGCGGCGATAGCGACGTGGGCCTCGCGTCCGACGAGCAGGGGCGCGACCTCGGCCGCGGAGGCCTGGAGCGAGACCATGGCGCCGCCCTGGGGAAGGGCCTGCATCAGGCGAGCGCGTGCGACGACGAGGGTGCAGGCGTCTTCGAGCGACAGCACGCCGGCGACGTGGGCGGCCACGAGCTCGCCGATGGAGTGGCCGAGCAACAGATCGGGCTTGACTCCCCAGCTTTCCGTGAGCCGGAAGAGGGCCACCTCCAGGGCGAAGAGGGCAGTCTGGGTGAAGGCGGTCTGGTGGAGCAGGGCGGCATCTTCCGAGCCTTCGGTTGCAAACAGGATGGGACGCAGGGGCCGCTCGAGCTGCGCATCGAGATGGCCGCAGACGATGTCGAGGGCATCGCGGAAGATGGGGAAAGCATCGTAGAGCGCCCGGCCCATGCCGGGATGCTGACTTCCCTGTCCGGTAAAGAGCAGAGCGAGCTTGCCCTGGGCCTTGGCTTCGTCGAGCACCACGTTGACAGCGGAGCTGCCCTGAGCGATGGCGCCGAGCGCCTCGAGAAGGGCTGCGCGGCCCTTCGCGACTACCACCGCGCGTCGTTCGAAGTGCGTTCGCGTGAGCGCGAGCGAACAGGCCACGTCCGCCAGCCCGAGGTCCGGATGGGCCTCGAGGTGTGCCCGCAGCCGCTCGGCCTGCGCCCGCAAGGCCGCTTCGGTCTTGCCCGATACGAGCAACGGCAGCGCCGCGGGCACCTCGGTTCGTGCTGCCTGTTCGGAAGAGCCCGGAGTGGGCCCGTCCTCGGAGGATGGCCAGAGCTCCGGGAACGCCGCTCCGGACGGCCGCTCTGCCGGGTAGAGCTGCCGCCAGGCCACCTGCTGGCCGCGGGTGTAGAGGATCCCCAGGGAATCGAGGAGCACCGCCCGTCCTGGCTCCTCGCGGCGCATCGAGGGCAGCGCGAGCCCAGGTTGGACGATGGGGCTCCGGTCGGAGCCGGCATGCGCGAGGCATTGCTCGACGGCCCGCGCGAGGACCGGATGAGGATTGACGTCGAGGAAGACGTCATGCCCGCTGCCGGTGAGCCGCTCGATCGTCTCCGCGAAGAGCACCGGCTCCCGGAGGTTGTTGCACCAGTAGTCGGCGTCGAGCTCCGAACCCTCCAGGCGATGGCCCGTGACGGTCGAGTAGAACGGCACTGGGGCGCAGCGGGGTCGTATCCCTTCCAGGGCCGAGCGGAGCTCCGGCAGGAGAGGATCCATTTGCGGACAATGCGCCGCAACATCGACGTTGATCCTCCTGGCGTACACGCCCGAGCGTCCGAGCTCGGAGAGGAGCTCGTCGATCGTGGCCGGATCGCCCGAGATCACGACGGAGCTCGGGCTCATGCTCCCCGCGACGGAGACCTTGTCCTCTCGCTCCAGGAGGGTGCGCCGCGCCTCCTTCAAAGACAGCTCGACGAGCGCCATGGTACCGCGGCCGGCGGTGCGCTTCTGGAGCCGACTCCAGACGCAGATGATGCGCGCGGCGTCCTCCAGGCTCATACAGCCGGCGACGGTAGCCGCGGCGATCTCGCCCATGCTTTGCCCGACGACGGCCGCCGGCTCCACGCCCCAGGACCGCCAGAGGGCCGCGAGGCTGACCTGGACGGCGAAGATTGCGGGCTGGACCCACGCAATGTCCTCGAGCCATGTCGCGTCGCCCGAGAGCAGCGCGTCCAGCAACGATCCGCCGAGGTGGGGACGCATCACCCGATCGCACCGCTCGATCGACGCGCGGAAGGCAGGCTCGCGTAGCAGGTCCGCGCCCATGCGGCGCCATTGAGACCCCTGCCCGCCGAACACGAAGACGGGGCCGAGGCGCCCCCGGCGGGCAATGCCTGCCACCGCACCCGGGAGCGGGCGATCCTGCAGCAGACCGTCGAGCCGCGCGGCGAGGTCGTCCCGCGTGCGCGCCGTGACGGCGATCCTCTGGTCTCCTTCGCCCGCGTGAGGGGCCGCGGCAGCGCAGAGCTCCGGGAGCGAGAGAGGTCGAGAGCCATCCAGGCAAAGGTCCCTCACCCTGGCCGCGAGCTGCCGGAGACGCTCGCCGTCCATCGAGGCGAGGGGCACCAGACAAGCGCTCTCCAGCCGAGCGCCCTCGAGGACGACATGACAGTTCGTCCCGCCGAAGCCAAAGGAGCTCACGCCCGACAGGGCCCTTCCATCTCGTTCGGGCCAAGGCTCCCTGGAGGTCGGGATCTTCAGGTGGAGGGCGTCGAACGCGATGTACGGGTTCGGGATCTCGAAATGGAGGTTCGGCGGAACTGTCCGGTTCTTCAGCGCGAGGGCCGTCTTGATGAGCCCCGCGATCCCTGCCGCGGTTTCGAGGTGGCCGATGTTCGTCTTCACCGACCCCAGGAGTAGCGGCCTATCAGCGGGCCGGCCTGCACCCAGCACGGCCCCGAGGGCGCTGGCCTCGATCGGATCGCCGAGCACGGTCCCTGTCCCGTGCGCCTCGACGTACTGGACGTCCCGCGGGTCGACGCCCGCGTTCGCATACGCGTCCCGGAGCACGAGCTCTTGCGCAGCGGGGCTCGGCGCGGTCAGGCCGTTGCTGAAGCCATCATTGTTGATCGCGCTCCCGAGGACGAGGCCATCGATGCGATCGCCGTCCGAAAGGGCACGGGACAGGAGCTTCAAGACCACCACGCCCCCGCCCTCGCCGCGGCCATAGCCGTTCGCGCGGGCGTCGAAGGCCTTCGAGCGGCCGTCGGGGGCCAGAGCCCCGAGCTTGGCCATCGCGACCATGCTCTCGGGCCCGCTCATGAGGCTCACGCCGCCCGCGAGCGCGAGCGTGGCCTCCCCGAGGAGCAGGCTTTGACGGGCGTAGTGGACCGCGACCAGCGCGGACGAACAGGCGGTGTTGATGGCGACGCTCGGGCCGCGCAGGCCGAGCGTGTACGAGACGCGCGCGGGAATGATGCTGAGATCCTGCCCTGTGGCGCTGTGCTGCGTGAGGCGAGCGAGGGAGCTGCCAGACAGCCTGGCATAGTCTTGCCACATCGCGCCGAAGAACACTCCGGTCCTGCTGTCTTTGAGAGAGCGCGGCGGGACGCCCGCGTCTTCGAGAGCCTCCCAGGAGAGCTCGAGCATCAGGCGCTGCTGGGGATCCATCTCGGTGGCCTCTCGCGGAGAGATGCCGAAGAACGTCGGGTCGAAGCGGTCGATCCCCTCGATGAAGCCACCCCAGCGCGTGCCCACCTTGCCGGGCGCGAGGGGATCGGGATCGTAGAGCACGTCGGTATCCCACCGGTCAGGGGGCACCTCGGTGATCGCGTCTACCCCGGACTCCAGGAGTCTCCAGTAGCTGTCCAGGTCCGGCGCCC
This is a stretch of genomic DNA from Archangium violaceum. It encodes these proteins:
- a CDS encoding type I polyketide synthase → MTNKLTHPRLPALTEDDLRTLIASLLAERLRIEPRSIDVRERFNRYGLDSQGATGMLADLAQALGRPLSPVLVWQHPTPKALARHLAGGASDLEAFVPGRAERAERSPTQNEPIAIVGMACRFPGAPDLDSYWRLLESGVDAITEVPPDRWDTDVLYDPDPLAPGKVGTRWGGFIEGIDRFDPTFFGISPREATEMDPQQRLMLELSWEALEDAGVPPRSLKDSRTGVFFGAMWQDYARLSGSSLARLTQHSATGQDLSIIPARVSYTLGLRGPSVAINTACSSALVAVHYARQSLLLGEATLALAGGVSLMSGPESMVAMAKLGALAPDGRSKAFDARANGYGRGEGGGVVVLKLLSRALSDGDRIDGLVLGSAINNDGFSNGLTAPSPAAQELVLRDAYANAGVDPRDVQYVEAHGTGTVLGDPIEASALGAVLGAGRPADRPLLLGSVKTNIGHLETAAGIAGLIKTALALKNRTVPPNLHFEIPNPYIAFDALHLKIPTSREPWPERDGRALSGVSSFGFGGTNCHVVLEGARLESACLVPLASMDGERLRQLAARVRDLCLDGSRPLSLPELCAAAAPHAGEGDQRIAVTARTRDDLAARLDGLLQDRPLPGAVAGIARRGRLGPVFVFGGQGSQWRRMGADLLREPAFRASIERCDRVMRPHLGGSLLDALLSGDATWLEDIAWVQPAIFAVQVSLAALWRSWGVEPAAVVGQSMGEIAAATVAGCMSLEDAARIICVWSRLQKRTAGRGTMALVELSLKEARRTLLEREDKVSVAGSMSPSSVVISGDPATIDELLSELGRSGVYARRINVDVAAHCPQMDPLLPELRSALEGIRPRCAPVPFYSTVTGHRLEGSELDADYWCNNLREPVLFAETIERLTGSGHDVFLDVNPHPVLARAVEQCLAHAGSDRSPIVQPGLALPSMRREEPGRAVLLDSLGILYTRGQQVAWRQLYPAERPSGAAFPELWPSSEDGPTPGSSEQAARTEVPAALPLLVSGKTEAALRAQAERLRAHLEAHPDLGLADVACSLALTRTHFERRAVVVAKGRAALLEALGAIAQGSSAVNVVLDEAKAQGKLALLFTGQGSQHPGMGRALYDAFPIFRDALDIVCGHLDAQLERPLRPILFATEGSEDAALLHQTAFTQTALFALEVALFRLTESWGVKPDLLLGHSIGELVAAHVAGVLSLEDACTLVVARARLMQALPQGGAMVSLQASAAEVAPLLVGREAHVAIAALNGPLSTVVAGDEEAVIEVTRQVKALGRKTTRLRISHAPHSPRMDGMLNAFRHVVEGLTFHPPRIPIVSNITGKRASAEELGSPETWVHHVRHAVRFLEGVRTLEAEGVTTFLELGPHGVLCAMAHDCLSDEAQARALFLPALRNDRPEVETLTAALGGLHARGHELDWKAFFAPFGARRIELPTYAFQRERYWLDAPKAGSADVASAGLVSAEHPLLGAAVPFADADGLLFTGRLSLQSHPWLAGHGVFDTVLLPGTAFVELALVAAHRVGLDRIEELTLESPLVLPSKGAVHLQLSVGIPDEAFRRSVTLHARPENAPPNTPWTRHATGTLGATTESASFDLRAWPPAGATPLDLNGLYDRLAEAGLAYGHDFQGLCAAWKQGNDLFAEVHLSEEAAQQADHFGLHPALLDAALHALALDSLLLDAGELALPSAWVGVSLRATGASCLRVRLSRRNGEGTVSLAIADALGEPVASVDALRATPASKERLRSALASRPEPLYRTNQVTLPKASNPLLVRSRALTASHEEQNLDDPATVERLIRGIFRQVTLRDDAGIDSDRSLQSVGVDSLMYLQMLRRAEQTFGVTMSAQMALRPDASRQTLTLSTLTNLLLGIRQATLTRPSPDEVDDGAAASRKAEEEEPALSVERVERDVNITPVPGASVGSGTPLEAFMVTLSSGEIIDVLCAGTGAPLVLLPPIMASIPIWVFQIEELRRDFRVIVPNHPGYGRSTAPHGSLSPARIARRVAAVLDGLGVHEAVHIVGWSLGGMVAQEFSLALPHRVRSLALVNTTSRLEEEDSVRNMEDMMRRLLADLRRTTPEEAPSTLARRTMALEASQRDAGYERSFDYLAEVLRFDAADRIAGIKAPTLVVQGREDTLAVPRYGRHMEREIPRAQYHEFEHGGHYVPLHLPGAFNELLRSFLRRWSV